The Ferviditalea candida genome includes the window AGTGAAACCTCGATTGCTTTGCTGAGAGAATAATGGTCGGATGAGACAAGAACGTCGCCGCGTTTTACCGCTTCTTTCACCGCGCCGCCCAAATTGATCGCAACCCGCTGTCCGGCGATGGCCATATCCTTTTCCCGATTGTGCACCTGCAGTTGCCTTGCCTTGACCGTAATTTGATGCGGAAGCAGCAGCAACGGGTCGCCCTTTTTAATGGTGCCTTCATAGATCGTGCCGCGGACAATTGTGCCCTGTCCCTGAATTGTGAACACCTGATCGATGGGCAAGCGAAATGCCCCTTTGGCTTCCCGCTGTTGAATATTGCGCAAATTCCGCGCGATTGCCGATTTCAGCTCTTCCAGCCCGTTGCCCGAAATGCTGTCCACCAGCACGACATCGGCATTTTCAAATATCGTGCGGTTAACCGCGGATCGAATGTCATCCCGGATCAATTCAATGAAATCCTGATCAACACGGTCGATTTTTGTCACGGCGATAATGCCGTGTTCGAGCCCCAAAAAGGACAAAATTTCCAAATGCTCTTTCGTTTGCGGCATGACCCCTTCATCAGCGGCAATCACCAGGATGACCAAATCGATGCCGGCCACTCCGGCAATCATTTGACGAATGAATTTTTCGTGTCCCGGAACGTCGACGATGGTCGTCTCGTATTCTCCCAAAAGAAACGAGGCATACCCCAATTCTATCGAAATTTTTCGCTCGATTTCTTCTTTCAAGCGGTCCGTGTCGATGTTGGTCAATGCCTTCGTCAAGGTGGTTTTTCCATGATCGATATGACCGGACATTCCGATGGTATAAAAGCGAGGATTCATCAGACCACCCTTTGCAGGAAGGATGTTTGGAGGTTTAAGCAGTGAAGCGCCGTTTTGTTGTCACTAGAATACAGCACAACTTTACACCAGTCAAACACGAAATTAGCAAATGAACCAAAATGAACAAATTAACAAAATAATTCATTCTTGTATTATAATTCTTATGGTAATATAAATATAATTGGGAACTATACACGAGGAGCGCTAACAATGAATACGAAATGGAATGAAAAGATGGAGAGAACCGTCATTAAGCTGGAGAATTACGGCAACAGCATCGCTTTGTATATTTTGCTTATCAGTCTTATGGCAAGTATTTTGAGCCTGTCGCTGCCGACTTTTGATTGGTCTCCCAATCAGAAAGCATTTGGAGTTTTCGCTTTGTTTTTTATTGGTTTATCAGCATTGCATGGGGTCATGTGGTGGATATTAACCAGAGAGTTTTTAAAGCTTTCGCCAGAAATAAAAAGGTTTTTGTCATCGGCGATTCGTTTGGTCCGGCCGGTACATATGATGACGGGGATGCTTGGGTTGGGTTTGGTTCTTTTGCATGGACTTTCCTTTATTACCGGCAATGGCTTCGATTGGAACGGCGTCACAGCAACCGGAACGTTGGCTTTTGTCGCGCTTTTTCTGTTGGCGCTTGACGGAATCGGCCTGATGATGAGTCCATTTCTCAGCCGGGCCATTCACCGGTGGATTGCCGGAAGTTTTCTTGCGTTTCTTGTCGTTCATTTGTGGATCGTTCTCTAATCAACAGCAGCTTGAATTGCTTGTTGACATCGATTCTGGCAAGTGGTATATTAATTTGGTAATTCAAAAATTTATTCTCCCGGAAGTAGAAGCGCCCGCTTCTCACCTGCCCGACTGGCTGTCGGCTGGTTAAGGATCAACGGTTTCATGTCATGCATGAATTTCATGCGGATGGATCGAGTGATGATGTGGGCTAATCTGCTCACATTTTTTTGTTTTTCGGCCTTATTCCGGGTTGAAGCGATTTGAGCGGATGAATTGATGATGGAGAACCATCTGGAGGTGGCAGATTATTAGTAAAGATCATCTGATTAACGAAGAGATTCGTGCCAAGGAAGTTCGTCTGGTCGGTCCCGAAGGTGAACAGATCGGCATCAAACCGCTGCGCGAAGCGCTGCAGATGGCGGCTGAACTTAATTTGGATCTGGTGAATGTGGCTCCGAATGCCAAGCCCCCGGTATGCCGCATAATGGATTACGGCAAATACCGTTACGAACAGCAGAAGAAAGAAAAGGAAGCCCGCAAAAACCAGAAGATCGTCGAGCTCAAAGAGGTGCGTTTCAGCGCCACGATTGAGGAGCATGATTACCAGACCAAGCTGCGCAATGTAGTCAAGTTTTTGAAGGAGCAGGACAAGGTGAAGTGCTCGATCCGTTTCCGCGGACGTGAAATCACACATGCCGATATCGGCCAGAAGGTGCTGGACCGCGTGGCCAAGGAAATCGAGGAAGTCGGAGTGGTCGAGCGCAAACCGAAGCTGGAAGGCCGTCAGATGATCATGATACTTGGACCGAAGGCTTGACGTTTTTTGCGATGGTGGCTGATTGCGTTAGATTGAAAGCGGGCCTGAATGAAGTGAAAGTCGTCCGCTTTCAGTATAGACGCCCCTTGCCATTTTCATGGCGCCAGCCGGTGATGAAAATGGCAAGTTGAAGCGTCCTTGAAGAATTCACATTGAAATATTTTTAAGCGGAAGTGAATTTTCAAGTGGATGAGGGGCAGACGTCTTTGTCCCTGTTGAGGTCGTTCGAATGCGAACGGCTGGTCTATGCTTTTGCTTTGTGGATTTACAAATCATTGTAGGAGGGCTAAATTATGCCAAAAATGAAAACGCATCGCGGCGCTGCAAAGCGTTTTTCCAAAACGGGTACCGGTAAAATCAAAAGAAACAAGGCTTTCAGAAGGCATCTTCTGGAAAGCAAGGATGCGGGACGCAAAAGACACATGCGCGGTTCGGTCGTCATGTCTGCAAGCGATGTGAAGCGTATCCGCCAGCTGTTGACATACGTCAAATAATTACTTGAAAACAAGGAGGTAGATTTTCATGGCAAGAGTTAAGGGCGGGTTTGTGACTCGCCGTCGTCATAAAAAAATTCTGAAATTGGCAAAAGGTTACTTCGGTTCGAAACACAGATTATTCAAAACCGCAAACGAGCAGGTTATGAAGTCGCTGCTTTACGCATACCGAGACCGCCGTCAGCGCAAACGCGATTTCCGCAAATTGTGGATTGCCCGCATCAACGCAGCCGCTCGCCAAAACGGATTGTCCTACAGCAAGTTCATGCATGGACTGAAGCTGGCCGGTGTGGACATCAACCGCAAAATGCTGGCTGATCTGGCCGTAAACGACGGAAAGTCTTTCTCCGATCTTGCGGTTGTCGCCAAACAAAAAATCAACGCATAATCCGTTAAAACTTAACGTTTTGTGAAGTGCGGCCAATAGTCTGAAAAGTTCTTGACTAATGGCCGCGCTGTTGTATAATAGTTTCTAAATTACAAATTCTATTTGTAACATAATGAATCGGCTATGAAGAGGACGAAGTGATAAGGGCCCTTTTGAACAGAGAGCAGAGGAACAGCTGAAACCTTTGCCAAAATCCCTTTTTGCGAGCTCACCTCGGAGCTGTTTCCCTGAAAAGCAGATTGCGCGTGCGCTTCTGGATGATTAGGGGAAATCGGGATACACCCGTTAAAGTGTATGGGTACGGGTCATGAACCGTACCTGCAGAGGTCAT containing:
- the infC gene encoding translation initiation factor IF-3; this translates as MINEEIRAKEVRLVGPEGEQIGIKPLREALQMAAELNLDLVNVAPNAKPPVCRIMDYGKYRYEQQKKEKEARKNQKIVELKEVRFSATIEEHDYQTKLRNVVKFLKEQDKVKCSIRFRGREITHADIGQKVLDRVAKEIEEVGVVERKPKLEGRQMIMILGPKA
- the rpmI gene encoding 50S ribosomal protein L35 codes for the protein MPKMKTHRGAAKRFSKTGTGKIKRNKAFRRHLLESKDAGRKRHMRGSVVMSASDVKRIRQLLTYVK
- the rplT gene encoding 50S ribosomal protein L20 — protein: MARVKGGFVTRRRHKKILKLAKGYFGSKHRLFKTANEQVMKSLLYAYRDRRQRKRDFRKLWIARINAAARQNGLSYSKFMHGLKLAGVDINRKMLADLAVNDGKSFSDLAVVAKQKINA